In one Mauremys mutica isolate MM-2020 ecotype Southern chromosome 3, ASM2049712v1, whole genome shotgun sequence genomic region, the following are encoded:
- the KLHDC3 gene encoding kelch domain-containing protein 3, whose protein sequence is MLRWTVHLEGGPRRVNHAAVAVGHKVYSFGGYCSGEDYETLRQIDVHVFNAVSLRWTKLPPVWTNSRDHVREVPYMRYGHSAVLIDDTIYIWGGRNDTEGACNVLYAFDVNTHKWFTPKVSGMVPGARDGHSACVLGKTMYIFGGYEQLADCFSNDIHKLDTSSMMWTLIPAKGTPARWRDFHSATIIGTKMYVFGGRADRFGPFHSNNEIYCNRIKVFDTETNSWLDSPPTPLLPEGRRSHSAFGYNGELYIFGGYNARLNRHFHDLWKFDPVSFSWKKIDPKGKGPCPRRRQCCCRVGDKIILFGGTSPSPEEGMGDEFDLMDHSDLYILDFSPSLKTLCKLAVIQHSLDQSCLPHDIRWELTAMTTNSNISRPILSSHG, encoded by the exons ATGTTACGGTGGACTGTGCACTTGGAAGGTGGGCCTCGGAGAGTGAACCACGCTGCTGTGGCTGTTGGCCATAAAGTGTATTCCTTTGGCGGGTATTGTTCTGGTGAAGACTATGAGACTCTGCGGCAGATTGATGTCCACGTATTTAATGCAG TGTCTCTGCGCTGGACCAAGCTGCCGCCGGTGTGGACAAACAGCCGGGACCACGTGAGGGAGGTACCCTATATGAGGTATGGGCACTCAGCAGTGCTGATTGACGATACCATCTACATATGGGGAGGCCGTAACGACACTGAGGGAGCCTGCAATGTACTCTACGCCTTTGATGTCA ACACTCACAAGTGGTTCACGCCCAAGGTCTCTGGAATGGTCCCAGGAGCAAGAGATGGGCACTCGGCTTGTGTCCTCGGAAAGACCATGTATATCTTCGGAGGCTATGAGCAGCTG GCTGACTGCTTCTCAAATGACATCCACAAGTTGGATACCAGCAGCATGATGTGGACTCTAATCCCAGCGAAG GGCACACCAGCTCGCTGGAGAGACTTCCACTCAGCCACCATCATTGGGACAAAGATGTACGTATTTGGTGGCAGAGCAGATCGCTTTGGGCCCTTTCACTCCAACAACGAGATCTACTGTAACCGAATTAAAGTGTTTGACACTGAAACAAACTCTTGGCTGGACTCCCCTCCTACTCCATTGCTCCCTGAAGGCAGGAGGAGCCACTCGGCAT TTGGCTACAATGGGGAGTTATATATATTTGGTGGCTACAACGCACGTTTGAACAGACACTTCCATGATCTCTGGAAATTTGATCCAG TATCTTTTTCCTGGAAGAAGATCGACCCCAAGGGGAAAGGGCCATGCCCTCGCCGCAGGCAGTGCTGCTGTAGAGTTGGGGACAAGATCATCCTCTTTGGGGGCACCAG CCCGTCTCCGGAGGAGGGAATGGGGGACGAATTTGACCTGATGGATCACTCGGACCTCTACATCCTGGACTTCA GCCCTAGTCTGAAGACCCTGTGTAAGCTGGCAGTGATTCAGCACAGCCTGGACCAGTCCTGCCTCCCACATGACATCAG ATGGGAGCTTACAGCAATGACAACAAACAGCAACATCAGCCGCCCCATCCTTTCCTCCCACGGATAA
- the LOC123367612 gene encoding neuronal PAS domain-containing protein 4-like isoform X1 yields the protein MCGEDMSISLDRACCVLGKDSQQPSSVREQMARKMTIFCDHCSRPLRKMSHPRGRSGMEPSASKPFRSTKGASKARRDQINAELQTLRSLLPISAQEKERLSYLHTMALVCLQIRGAQLFPPGSSERAPAMTPDLELLSTLPGFIIALSADGKLAYISENVAHLLGFSVVELLAQGDSIFDLLVGSAHEAVQEKLHSAQEQPGTEIVFVSEMRTSRSFRVRYGGNRAVAVRGRFLALDGTTSSSILTFLGFCSPIMQLSDYGDGISYDAPFQSQHTLDMKVTDVTESVIYHLGYGREELIGQSWYSLLHPADVASAAAQHESLVCDTGRCNRHLVVRLLCKDLSWAWMQIIASKEYERGRETITCTNFSLSEEEAQYLRGQNPWHRVISAAALSPRHHAREKEHKTLPRTLNPFPQETALPNQGVPNYRPCQLPNAQQEMLLASLQPSFTTCFPAPTVEAGLPSQETGCSILPAGQRNQSCPFSVYKSPYSQPFSSPCALYSPEVPLSPGSSPSIDACPVPVGGQSPGMSPAVLQSPETERWAISVLAEQIHSLAESLSQYTKQVQLEPPNVPLCSERPIADSQLGPGQGWGNSGTVAFLSEPCLDEDIITSILSNLLENGGPTSPTTALGSSPTILSSDSDSQWGPPFRIPMSPTVTCPDQYLSIQPLTTSASFDSCAPVSLWDGDLKETLWCTAAE from the exons ATGTGTGGGGAGGATATGTCCATAAGCCTGGACCGTGCTTGCTGTGTCCTAGGCAAGGACTCCCAGCAGCCCTCATCTGTGAGGGAGCAAATG GCCAGGAAAATGACCATCTTCTGTGACCACTGCAGCAGGCCGCTGAGGAAGATGAGCCACCCCCGAGGGAGGAGTGGGATGGAGCCCAGCGCTTCAAAGCCATTCAG GTCAACAAAGGGTGCCTCTAAGGCTCGTCGGGATCAGATCAATGCTGAGCTACAGACCCtgcgctccctgctgcccatctcAGCACAGGAGAAGGAGCGGCTCTCGTACCTCCACACCATGGCTTTGGTCTGTCTCCAAATCCGTGGGGCACAGCTCTTTCCTCCAG GCTCATCTGAACGTGCTCCTGCCATGACGCCAGATCTGGAGCTGCTGTCCACATTGCCGGGGTTCATCATTGCTCTCTCTGCAGATGGCAAACTGGCCTACATCTCTGAGAACGTAGCCCATCTCCTGGGCTTCTCTGTG GTGGAGTTGCTAGCCCAAGGAGACTCAATCTTCGACCTACTAGTTGGCTCAGCACATGAGGCCGTGCAGGAGAAGCTCCACTCGGCTCAGGAGCAGCCAGGCACTG AAATTGTGTTTGTCAGTGAAATGCGCACATCCAGGTCCTTTCGAGTGAGATATGGAGGGAATCGGGCTGTGGCAGTGAGGGGCCGATTCCTCGCTCTGGATGGGACGACCTCCTCCTCCATCTTAACATTCCTTGGCTTCTGCAGTCCCATCATGCAATTGTCTGACTATGGGGATGGCATTTCTTATGATGCCCCATTCCAGAGCCAGCACACATTGGATATGAAGGTCACTGATGTCACAGAGAG TGTCATTTATCATCTTGGCTatgggagggaggagctgattggtcaGTCTTGGTACAGCCTCCTACACCCTGCAGATGTTGCATCAGCAGCTGCCCAACACGAGAGCCTGG TGTGTGACACTGGGAGGTGCAATCGGCACTTAGTGGTTCGCCTGCTCTGCAAAGACCTGAGCTGGGCATGGATGCAAATCATAGCATCAAAGGAGtatgagagaggaagagagaccaTCACCTGCACCAACTTCAGCCTCAG TGAGGAGGAAGCTCAGTATCTCCGGGGCCAGAATCCATGGCATAGAGTCATCTCTGCAGCTGCCCTGAGTCCAAGGCACCATGCCAGAGAAAAAGAGCACAAGACACTGCCAAGAACACTAAACCCCTTTCCACAGGAGACAGCACTGCCTAACCAGGGGGTACCCAACTATAGGCCCTGCCAGCTCCCTAATGCCCAGCAGGAGATGCTGCTAGCTTCCCTACAACCTTCATTCACCACCTGCTTTCCTGCTCCCACTGTAGAAGCTGGGTTACCCTCCCAGGAGACTGGGTGCTCTATCCTACCTGCTGGGCAGAGGAATCAATCCTGCCCCTTCAGTGTTTACAAGTCACCCTACAgccagcccttctccagtccttgtGCGCTCTATTCCCCAGAGGTTCCCCTTTCTCCTGGCAGCAGCCCTTCTATTGATGCTTGTCCAGTCCCTGTTGGAGGGCAGTCCCCAGGCATGTCCCCTGCAGTGTTGCAGTCTCCCGAGACAGAGAGATGGGCAATCAGTGTATTGGCTGAACAGATCCACTCCCTGGCTGAAAGCCTATCTCAGTACACAAAGCAAGTGCAACTAGAGCCTCCTAATGTCCCACTGTGTTCTGAGCGACCCATTGCTGacagccagctggggccaggacagggctggggcaacTCTGGAACAGTGGCTTTCCTATCAGAACCCTGTTTAGATGAAGATATCATTACCAGTATATTAAGCAATCTGCTGGAAAATGGGGGTCCAACCTCACCTACCACTGCATTGGGGTCATCACCCACTATTTTGTCTTCAGACTCTGACTCGCAGTGGGGCCCTCCATTCCGGATACCCATGTCTCCAACAGTCACCTGTCCAGATCAGTACCTCTCTATACAGCCTTTGACTACCTCTGCATCATTTGACTCCTGTGCACCCGTGTCCCTATGGGATGGGGATCTCAAGGAGACTCTATGGTGCACTGCAGCAGAGTAA
- the LOC123367612 gene encoding neuronal PAS domain-containing protein 4-like isoform X2 produces MALVCLQIRGAQLFPPGSSERAPAMTPDLELLSTLPGFIIALSADGKLAYISENVAHLLGFSVVELLAQGDSIFDLLVGSAHEAVQEKLHSAQEQPGTEIVFVSEMRTSRSFRVRYGGNRAVAVRGRFLALDGTTSSSILTFLGFCSPIMQLSDYGDGISYDAPFQSQHTLDMKVTDVTESVIYHLGYGREELIGQSWYSLLHPADVASAAAQHESLVCDTGRCNRHLVVRLLCKDLSWAWMQIIASKEYERGRETITCTNFSLSEEEAQYLRGQNPWHRVISAAALSPRHHAREKEHKTLPRTLNPFPQETALPNQGVPNYRPCQLPNAQQEMLLASLQPSFTTCFPAPTVEAGLPSQETGCSILPAGQRNQSCPFSVYKSPYSQPFSSPCALYSPEVPLSPGSSPSIDACPVPVGGQSPGMSPAVLQSPETERWAISVLAEQIHSLAESLSQYTKQVQLEPPNVPLCSERPIADSQLGPGQGWGNSGTVAFLSEPCLDEDIITSILSNLLENGGPTSPTTALGSSPTILSSDSDSQWGPPFRIPMSPTVTCPDQYLSIQPLTTSASFDSCAPVSLWDGDLKETLWCTAAE; encoded by the exons ATGGCTTTGGTCTGTCTCCAAATCCGTGGGGCACAGCTCTTTCCTCCAG GCTCATCTGAACGTGCTCCTGCCATGACGCCAGATCTGGAGCTGCTGTCCACATTGCCGGGGTTCATCATTGCTCTCTCTGCAGATGGCAAACTGGCCTACATCTCTGAGAACGTAGCCCATCTCCTGGGCTTCTCTGTG GTGGAGTTGCTAGCCCAAGGAGACTCAATCTTCGACCTACTAGTTGGCTCAGCACATGAGGCCGTGCAGGAGAAGCTCCACTCGGCTCAGGAGCAGCCAGGCACTG AAATTGTGTTTGTCAGTGAAATGCGCACATCCAGGTCCTTTCGAGTGAGATATGGAGGGAATCGGGCTGTGGCAGTGAGGGGCCGATTCCTCGCTCTGGATGGGACGACCTCCTCCTCCATCTTAACATTCCTTGGCTTCTGCAGTCCCATCATGCAATTGTCTGACTATGGGGATGGCATTTCTTATGATGCCCCATTCCAGAGCCAGCACACATTGGATATGAAGGTCACTGATGTCACAGAGAG TGTCATTTATCATCTTGGCTatgggagggaggagctgattggtcaGTCTTGGTACAGCCTCCTACACCCTGCAGATGTTGCATCAGCAGCTGCCCAACACGAGAGCCTGG TGTGTGACACTGGGAGGTGCAATCGGCACTTAGTGGTTCGCCTGCTCTGCAAAGACCTGAGCTGGGCATGGATGCAAATCATAGCATCAAAGGAGtatgagagaggaagagagaccaTCACCTGCACCAACTTCAGCCTCAG TGAGGAGGAAGCTCAGTATCTCCGGGGCCAGAATCCATGGCATAGAGTCATCTCTGCAGCTGCCCTGAGTCCAAGGCACCATGCCAGAGAAAAAGAGCACAAGACACTGCCAAGAACACTAAACCCCTTTCCACAGGAGACAGCACTGCCTAACCAGGGGGTACCCAACTATAGGCCCTGCCAGCTCCCTAATGCCCAGCAGGAGATGCTGCTAGCTTCCCTACAACCTTCATTCACCACCTGCTTTCCTGCTCCCACTGTAGAAGCTGGGTTACCCTCCCAGGAGACTGGGTGCTCTATCCTACCTGCTGGGCAGAGGAATCAATCCTGCCCCTTCAGTGTTTACAAGTCACCCTACAgccagcccttctccagtccttgtGCGCTCTATTCCCCAGAGGTTCCCCTTTCTCCTGGCAGCAGCCCTTCTATTGATGCTTGTCCAGTCCCTGTTGGAGGGCAGTCCCCAGGCATGTCCCCTGCAGTGTTGCAGTCTCCCGAGACAGAGAGATGGGCAATCAGTGTATTGGCTGAACAGATCCACTCCCTGGCTGAAAGCCTATCTCAGTACACAAAGCAAGTGCAACTAGAGCCTCCTAATGTCCCACTGTGTTCTGAGCGACCCATTGCTGacagccagctggggccaggacagggctggggcaacTCTGGAACAGTGGCTTTCCTATCAGAACCCTGTTTAGATGAAGATATCATTACCAGTATATTAAGCAATCTGCTGGAAAATGGGGGTCCAACCTCACCTACCACTGCATTGGGGTCATCACCCACTATTTTGTCTTCAGACTCTGACTCGCAGTGGGGCCCTCCATTCCGGATACCCATGTCTCCAACAGTCACCTGTCCAGATCAGTACCTCTCTATACAGCCTTTGACTACCTCTGCATCATTTGACTCCTGTGCACCCGTGTCCCTATGGGATGGGGATCTCAAGGAGACTCTATGGTGCACTGCAGCAGAGTAA